A genomic region of Prochlorococcus marinus XMU1405 contains the following coding sequences:
- a CDS encoding MlaE family ABC transporter permease translates to MYYPNFFKRLLGSLIIGGQAINFIFRGKISKNDLFDQLMESGPGSLLIVLITGIAAGTVFNIQVASQLTSMGVSSEIGGLLAVGMAREMAPLLTATLMTGKVATAYAAQLGTMKVTEQIEAITMLRTEPVQYLVVPRLLSMVIMSPIQCLLFLSVALWSGQIWSTIFYKVPPIVFWTSVRSGNVSLTSADLTSMLIKSVVFGLLISIIACGYGLTTKGGPKEVGTSTTGAVVMTLVTVSLMDVLLTQILFG, encoded by the coding sequence AATTTTATCTTTAGAGGTAAAATTTCCAAAAATGATCTCTTTGACCAACTTATGGAGTCAGGTCCTGGAAGTTTGTTAATTGTTTTAATTACAGGAATTGCCGCAGGCACAGTTTTTAATATTCAAGTCGCATCACAACTTACAAGTATGGGGGTTTCAAGTGAAATTGGAGGTTTATTAGCAGTAGGCATGGCGAGAGAAATGGCTCCTCTTTTAACTGCTACTCTAATGACTGGAAAGGTTGCAACTGCCTATGCTGCTCAACTGGGAACTATGAAAGTTACAGAACAAATTGAAGCAATTACCATGTTAAGGACCGAACCAGTCCAATATTTGGTAGTCCCAAGGTTGCTATCGATGGTAATAATGTCTCCAATACAGTGTCTTTTATTTTTATCTGTAGCTTTATGGAGTGGACAAATTTGGAGCACAATATTTTATAAAGTTCCTCCAATAGTTTTTTGGACATCCGTAAGGTCAGGTAATGTTAGTTTAACTAGTGCAGACTTAACCTCAATGTTAATAAAATCCGTAGTGTTCGGATTACTTATTTCAATCATTGCTTGTGGATATGGACTCACAACTAAAGGTGGTCCAAAAGAAGTTGGAACAAGTACAACAGGGGCAGTAGTAATGACTCTGGTTACTGTATCTTTAATGGATGTATTACTAACACAAATTTTATTTGGATGA
- a CDS encoding DUF3119 family protein has protein sequence MFNTKSKKEEPVIISPSFQLPIILIVLSFMLLFLNIGSLPTIVFASFSFFLLLQSFTLRIKITNDDFIVLQLGKVIRTFPFKNWISWKFFFPVIPGIFYFREKSSPHLLPILFNPKQLKDELIKKVDSLEIKNS, from the coding sequence ATGTTTAACACTAAATCAAAAAAAGAGGAGCCAGTAATTATATCTCCATCATTTCAGTTACCAATCATTCTAATAGTTTTAAGTTTTATGCTTTTGTTTTTGAATATTGGTTCTTTGCCAACGATAGTTTTTGCTTCTTTTAGCTTTTTTTTATTACTTCAGTCATTTACTTTAAGAATAAAAATAACAAATGATGATTTTATCGTTTTACAATTAGGGAAAGTGATTAGAACTTTTCCATTCAAGAACTGGATATCGTGGAAATTCTTTTTCCCTGTAATCCCAGGTATATTTTATTTCAGAGAAAAGTCCAGTCCTCATTTATTACCTATATTATTTAATCCAAAGCAATTAAAAGACGAGCTCATAAAAAAAGTTGACTCCTTGGAAATTAAAAATTCTTAA
- a CDS encoding DUF3086 domain-containing protein, producing MTNKELSDNNPEKELIIDKSISDDKTKQISKKNTTQNKKIPLKNNNSTKSFDEISNEIFRDLVSKKDSLVKEIKKLETKKNEIEKDIESNFKGQSDNIAKRVKGFQEYLTGALQNLSQNVEKLELVSQPIIVKPSPLDEKKQNNSTNNVVNVPALSETFKPDEKIIKGCFSSFTEQPDFYAEPWKLRRSLDSSDIEIMDDWFFNMGGRGSLESRGSRQKNALLSAGFISILGELYGDQFQTLILASQPERLGEWRRILQDSLGLTRDDFGPNSGIVLFERPEGVIERADRLEANEELPFIIIDAAETSVEIPILQFPLWVAFAGSDNEIYDDLELN from the coding sequence ATGACCAATAAAGAACTTTCCGATAATAATCCTGAAAAGGAATTAATAATAGATAAGTCAATTTCAGACGATAAAACCAAGCAAATAAGTAAGAAAAATACAACGCAAAATAAAAAAATTCCACTAAAAAATAACAACTCAACTAAATCTTTTGATGAAATTTCTAATGAAATTTTTAGAGATCTCGTTTCAAAAAAAGACTCTTTAGTTAAAGAAATAAAAAAGTTAGAAACAAAAAAAAATGAAATAGAAAAAGATATTGAGTCAAATTTTAAAGGACAGTCAGATAATATCGCTAAAAGAGTTAAAGGCTTTCAAGAGTACTTAACTGGAGCTTTGCAGAATCTTTCACAAAACGTAGAAAAACTTGAATTAGTTTCTCAACCAATAATTGTAAAGCCATCTCCTCTTGATGAGAAAAAGCAAAACAATAGCACAAATAATGTGGTTAATGTTCCTGCTCTTTCTGAAACATTTAAGCCTGATGAGAAGATTATAAAAGGTTGTTTTTCAAGTTTTACAGAACAACCTGATTTTTATGCTGAACCTTGGAAATTAAGAAGGAGTCTTGATTCATCAGATATAGAAATTATGGATGATTGGTTCTTTAACATGGGCGGAAGAGGTTCTCTTGAAAGTAGAGGATCTCGACAAAAAAATGCTTTGCTATCAGCGGGGTTCATTTCTATTCTTGGCGAATTATATGGAGATCAATTTCAGACTCTTATTTTAGCTTCGCAGCCTGAAAGATTAGGTGAATGGAGAAGAATTCTTCAAGATTCACTTGGTCTAACAAGGGATGACTTTGGACCTAATAGTGGGATTGTTCTTTTTGAAAGGCCTGAAGGGGTAATAGAAAGAGCTGATAGATTAGAAGCCAATGAAGAATTGCCATTTATTATCATTGATGCAGCAGAAACCTCTGTTGAAATTCCAATACTTCAATTCCCATTATGGGTTGCATTTGCTGGTTCAGACAATGAAATTTACGATGATCTTGAACTAAACTAA
- the plsY gene encoding glycerol-3-phosphate 1-O-acyltransferase PlsY, translating into MNILIIFTSYLLGSLPTGFLIGKYLKNIDLRTIGSGSTGATNVLRNVGKWPALFVFIIDVGKGLIAVKIAQYYTDQGLIEVIAGISAISGHIWPIWLRGKGGKAVATGLGMFLALSWKVGLASLGIFLLVLTKTKFVSLSSISAAILLPIFMFFYLGKFMHSYFFISLIVALLVIWKHRTNITRLLKGEESKINQNQ; encoded by the coding sequence ATGAATATCTTAATAATTTTTACAAGTTATCTTTTAGGATCACTTCCGACAGGTTTTTTAATTGGAAAATATCTCAAGAATATAGATCTAAGAACTATAGGTTCTGGATCTACAGGTGCCACAAATGTCTTAAGAAATGTTGGGAAATGGCCAGCACTTTTTGTATTTATCATTGACGTTGGGAAAGGGCTTATTGCAGTAAAAATTGCTCAATATTACACAGATCAGGGGTTAATAGAAGTTATAGCAGGGATATCCGCTATCTCAGGACATATTTGGCCAATATGGCTTAGAGGTAAAGGAGGGAAAGCTGTTGCAACTGGATTAGGTATGTTTTTAGCTCTTTCTTGGAAAGTTGGACTTGCATCTCTTGGTATTTTTTTACTAGTCCTAACAAAAACTAAATTTGTTTCTTTATCCAGTATTTCAGCTGCAATCTTACTTCCTATTTTTATGTTTTTTTACCTAGGTAAATTTATGCACTCATATTTTTTCATAAGTTTAATTGTGGCATTATTAGTAATCTGGAAACATAGAACAAACATAACAAGATTGCTTAAAGGAGAAGAATCCAAAATTAATCAGAATCAATAG
- the pyrF gene encoding orotidine-5'-phosphate decarboxylase, translating into MHKRFNSEDKIILAIDGLDLSQAKLLLEKCPNIKWVKVGLELFVREGPRVIEILKGLNKKIFLDLKFHDIPNTMRAACFQVSKLGVDIISIHASAGLKALKDSKKASLEGATSVSIKAPFVVGITVLTSFSLKDFQTDLDRNNSIEENVLRLAKLSFDAGLDGCVCSPWEVKMLRSIYKENFELITPGIRLNIDNKDDQNRIMTPYEAIDNGASKLVIGRSISKAIDPNKALIEIFKSIDSD; encoded by the coding sequence ATGCATAAAAGATTTAACTCAGAAGATAAAATAATATTGGCAATTGATGGATTAGATTTAAGTCAAGCAAAATTACTTCTGGAAAAATGTCCTAATATTAAGTGGGTGAAAGTTGGTTTAGAGCTTTTTGTAAGGGAAGGTCCAAGAGTTATTGAAATATTAAAAGGTTTAAATAAAAAAATTTTTTTAGACTTAAAATTTCATGATATTCCCAATACCATGCGTGCGGCATGTTTCCAAGTCTCAAAATTAGGGGTTGATATAATTTCTATTCATGCTTCAGCAGGTCTAAAAGCTCTTAAGGATTCGAAGAAAGCATCTTTAGAAGGTGCCACCTCAGTTAGTATTAAAGCACCATTTGTTGTAGGAATAACTGTTTTAACAAGCTTTTCTCTTAAAGATTTTCAAACTGATCTTGATAGAAATAATTCAATTGAAGAAAATGTATTGAGACTTGCAAAATTGTCTTTTGATGCCGGATTGGATGGATGTGTTTGTTCCCCTTGGGAGGTAAAAATGTTGAGATCTATTTATAAGGAAAATTTTGAACTTATTACACCAGGCATCAGATTAAATATTGACAATAAAGATGATCAAAATAGAATTATGACTCCTTATGAAGCTATAGATAATGGGGCTTCTAAGTTAGTCATTGGTAGATCAATATCAAAAGCTATAGATCCTAATAAAGCTCTAATAGAAATATTTAAATCTATTGATTCTGATTAA
- the tyrS gene encoding tyrosine--tRNA ligase, with translation MSDNLILPSWLSRGIEEYFPIRGTDQNFSEIIDHAKKNNKKLRVKLGIDPTGTDIHLGHSILFKKLRAFQDNGHIAVLIIGDFTAQIGDPTGKNKTRVQLSEKQVKDNAKTYLTQLGMGKPANESILDFDSKDRIEIRYNSEWLKGLNLNSIIELMGSATVSQMLAKEEFNKRYTSQVPIALHEFLYPLLQGYDSVVVQSDIELGGTDQKFNIAIGRDLQRHFKQDPQFGVLLPILTGLDGVKKMSKSEFNTVGLTEDPLSMYSKLEKVPDNIIPTYFELLTELDLSFLENSNPRELQRRMALEVTTLFHGAEEALKAQSNCEKLFLGNKEKVGEIPEISLKEVVFPVKFFYLLSALKLFKSSSESKRSIKGGGVKIDSQKLINPDLVFNSKNDLEGKILQIGKKIIKRFEN, from the coding sequence ATGTCAGATAATTTAATTTTGCCATCATGGCTGTCAAGAGGAATAGAAGAATATTTTCCAATTAGGGGAACAGATCAAAACTTTTCGGAGATAATTGATCATGCGAAAAAAAATAATAAAAAATTAAGGGTTAAACTCGGGATCGATCCCACTGGAACAGATATTCATCTTGGGCACAGCATATTGTTTAAAAAACTTAGGGCATTCCAAGATAATGGACATATTGCAGTTTTAATTATTGGTGATTTTACTGCTCAGATTGGAGACCCAACCGGAAAAAATAAAACAAGAGTTCAGTTATCGGAAAAACAAGTTAAAGATAATGCAAAAACATACTTAACCCAACTAGGGATGGGAAAGCCAGCTAATGAATCTATTTTAGATTTTGATTCAAAAGATAGAATAGAAATTAGATATAACAGTGAATGGTTAAAAGGATTAAATCTCAATTCGATAATTGAATTAATGGGGAGTGCAACAGTTAGTCAAATGTTAGCTAAGGAGGAATTTAATAAAAGGTACACTTCGCAAGTTCCAATTGCTTTGCATGAATTCTTATATCCACTATTACAAGGTTACGATTCGGTAGTTGTTCAATCAGATATTGAGCTTGGAGGTACAGATCAGAAATTTAATATTGCAATAGGAAGAGATCTTCAAAGGCATTTTAAACAAGACCCTCAATTTGGAGTTCTTTTGCCAATTTTGACAGGTTTAGATGGAGTTAAGAAGATGAGTAAATCTGAATTTAACACCGTAGGTTTGACTGAAGATCCTCTTTCTATGTATTCAAAATTAGAAAAAGTACCCGATAATATAATACCTACCTATTTTGAATTACTTACTGAATTAGATTTAAGTTTTCTCGAAAACTCAAATCCTCGTGAATTACAGAGAAGAATGGCTTTAGAAGTTACTACTTTATTCCATGGGGCAGAAGAAGCATTAAAGGCGCAATCAAACTGCGAAAAATTATTCCTTGGAAACAAAGAAAAAGTTGGAGAAATTCCAGAGATTTCTTTAAAAGAAGTAGTTTTTCCAGTTAAGTTTTTTTACTTGTTAAGTGCTCTAAAACTTTTCAAATCTAGCAGTGAATCCAAAAGATCTATTAAAGGCGGGGGTGTGAAAATTGATAGTCAGAAATTAATAAATCCTGATTTAGTTTTTAATTCAAAAAATGATTTGGAAGGAAAAATTTTGCAAATTGGAAAAAAAATAATTAAGAGGTTTGAAAACTGA
- a CDS encoding DUF1825 family protein — protein sequence MGFFESDIVQEEAKKLFTDYQELMKLGSDYGKFDREGKKMFIKKMETLMDRYKVFMKRFELSEDFQAKMTVEQLKTQLSQFGITPDQMFDQMNKTLIRMKDELDKTS from the coding sequence ATGGGATTCTTTGAGTCAGACATCGTTCAAGAAGAAGCTAAAAAGCTTTTTACAGATTACCAAGAACTTATGAAACTAGGCTCTGATTATGGAAAATTTGACAGAGAAGGGAAAAAAATGTTTATAAAAAAAATGGAAACTCTTATGGATCGTTATAAGGTTTTTATGAAGAGATTTGAATTGTCTGAAGATTTTCAAGCCAAAATGACAGTTGAACAATTAAAGACACAGTTAAGCCAATTTGGGATTACTCCTGATCAAATGTTTGATCAGATGAATAAAACCTTAATAAGAATGAAGGATGAACTTGATAAAACTTCTTAA
- a CDS encoding leucyl aminopeptidase, protein MQFSTSQKNLDNWQGASLIFGVLEEEIASQLENIKFVVNPKLLLKKITQKEFKGEKGKTLSFEFLDQKLESLIIVGLGKSKDLNKSDVTNSIGNLIRKTLDKNEKISILLPWELINAHLEINQLAESARLSAYKDNRFNKKKDEKKVLKEIEFLNLNKFENISFEETEKICEGVELARRLVAAPPNSLTPQEMSIQASQIAEDHGLELKILEAKECEDLGMGAYLAVAKGSDLDPKFIHLTLKSEGPIKEKIALVGKGLTFDSGGYNLKVGASQIEMMKYDMGGSAAVLGAAKALGAIKPKGLEIHFIVAACENMINGSAVHPGDVVTASNGKTIEINNTDAEGRLTLADALTYASNLKPDSIIDLATLTGAIVVALGNDVAGFWSNNDDLANDLKSASAQAGEELWQMPLQKSYKEGLKSHIADMKNTGPRAGGSITAALFLEEFFDKEIKWAHIDIAGTCWTDKNKGINPSGATGFGVKTLVQWIKNK, encoded by the coding sequence ATGCAATTTTCCACATCCCAAAAAAATCTAGATAACTGGCAAGGTGCTTCACTAATTTTTGGGGTTTTAGAAGAAGAAATTGCAAGCCAACTTGAAAACATAAAATTTGTTGTCAACCCAAAATTATTACTAAAAAAAATTACTCAAAAAGAATTCAAAGGAGAAAAAGGAAAAACCTTAAGCTTTGAATTTTTAGATCAAAAATTGGAATCCTTAATCATTGTTGGTCTCGGTAAATCAAAAGACCTAAATAAAAGTGATGTAACAAACTCCATAGGAAATCTAATTAGGAAAACTCTTGATAAAAATGAAAAAATCAGCATCTTGCTACCTTGGGAATTAATAAATGCACATCTGGAAATAAATCAATTAGCAGAGTCTGCCAGATTATCTGCTTATAAGGACAATAGATTCAATAAGAAAAAAGATGAAAAGAAAGTTCTTAAAGAAATAGAGTTTTTAAATTTAAATAAATTTGAGAATATTAGCTTTGAAGAGACAGAAAAAATATGTGAAGGAGTTGAACTAGCTCGAAGACTTGTAGCCGCCCCTCCAAATAGTCTTACGCCCCAGGAAATGTCCATACAAGCTTCTCAAATAGCTGAAGATCATGGTTTGGAATTAAAAATTTTAGAGGCAAAGGAATGTGAAGATTTAGGTATGGGCGCATATTTAGCTGTAGCAAAAGGTTCTGATCTAGATCCTAAATTTATTCATCTTACTTTGAAGTCAGAGGGGCCTATAAAAGAAAAGATTGCGCTTGTTGGGAAGGGTTTAACCTTTGATTCTGGAGGATACAACCTGAAAGTAGGAGCCTCTCAAATTGAGATGATGAAATATGATATGGGCGGAAGCGCAGCAGTTTTAGGAGCAGCAAAAGCACTTGGGGCGATAAAACCAAAAGGACTAGAAATACATTTTATAGTTGCGGCTTGCGAAAACATGATAAATGGTTCTGCAGTGCATCCTGGAGATGTAGTTACGGCTTCTAATGGTAAGACAATTGAAATAAATAACACTGATGCAGAGGGTAGACTCACATTAGCTGATGCTTTAACTTACGCATCCAATTTAAAACCGGATTCAATAATAGATCTCGCCACTTTAACGGGAGCTATTGTTGTTGCATTGGGGAATGATGTAGCTGGATTCTGGAGCAATAATGATGATCTGGCAAATGATCTAAAATCTGCATCAGCTCAGGCTGGAGAAGAATTATGGCAAATGCCTTTACAAAAATCTTATAAAGAAGGGTTAAAGTCTCATATAGCTGATATGAAAAATACAGGACCTAGAGCAGGTGGGTCAATAACTGCTGCTTTATTTTTAGAGGAATTCTTTGATAAAGAGATTAAATGGGCTCATATTGATATTGCTGGGACTTGTTGGACTGATAAGAATAAGGGGATTAATCCATCAGGTGCAACCGGTTTTGGAGTTAAAACTCTTGTTCAATGGATTAAAAATAAATAA
- the msrA gene encoding peptide-methionine (S)-S-oxide reductase MsrA, whose protein sequence is MKYFLPLIITLSIFINPLNAFADELILAGGCFWCLEHDLESLKGINFVQSGYSGGDLQNPTYENHEGHQEVVLVDYDSQLVTLPEILRLYFRNIDPLDSKGQFCDRGDSYRPVIFFKDEIEETNAKNAIVSASNELRLPLEKISVELKSKGQFWLAEEYHQNFAERNEIKYKFYRFSCGRDQRLDKLWGENARSTNLWTK, encoded by the coding sequence ATGAAATATTTCTTACCTCTAATAATTACTCTTTCAATATTTATTAACCCTTTAAACGCTTTTGCAGATGAATTGATTCTTGCAGGAGGTTGTTTTTGGTGTCTAGAACATGATTTAGAGTCTTTAAAGGGAATAAATTTTGTGCAAAGTGGCTATTCAGGCGGGGATTTACAAAATCCTACTTACGAAAATCATGAAGGACATCAGGAAGTGGTTTTGGTCGACTATGACTCCCAATTGGTAACTCTACCTGAGATACTTAGGCTCTATTTCAGAAATATTGATCCTTTGGATTCCAAGGGTCAATTTTGTGATCGTGGAGATTCTTATAGGCCAGTGATCTTTTTCAAAGATGAAATTGAGGAAACTAATGCAAAAAATGCAATTGTTTCAGCCTCTAATGAGTTACGATTACCATTAGAAAAAATATCTGTAGAACTAAAATCAAAAGGTCAATTTTGGTTGGCTGAAGAATATCATCAGAATTTTGCTGAGAGAAATGAAATTAAATATAAGTTCTATAGATTCTCATGTGGGAGAGATCAGAGGTTGGATAAATTATGGGGGGAAAACGCTAGATCAACAAATCTTTGGACTAAATGA
- the lpxB gene encoding lipid-A-disaccharide synthase, with amino-acid sequence MNKKIFISTGEVSGDLHGSLLSKALLEEAKKKSIDLEICGLGGERMKKEGVKILQDTTSISAIGIWEALPLILPTIRIQKRFYKLLKKYPPDCLILIDYMGPNIKIGTKLKRSNTKIPIFYYIAPQEWAWRIGNNTTTNLIKFSDKIFAIFKKEAAFYKKRGGNVFWVGHPMIDLTKKLPLKKDARTILNLRSNQNILLLMPASRPQELRYVLPTFMRAAKKLQQKYPSLVVYIPSCRRPFDEIFKQAFSKYQVKGLVISQKDSAKLKPYIYSLTKIAFCKSGTVNMELALYGIPQIVGYRVSRVTAFIATKILNFKVRFISPVNLLVNKLIIPEFVQKEFDEQKIFYKSCRILERKSEKIKIKKGYAFLKKELGEDGVVQRAAKEILHSII; translated from the coding sequence ATGAATAAAAAGATATTTATAAGTACTGGAGAAGTCTCTGGTGATTTGCATGGAAGTTTGTTATCAAAAGCATTATTAGAGGAAGCTAAAAAAAAATCCATAGATTTAGAAATTTGCGGATTAGGCGGGGAAAGGATGAAGAAAGAAGGTGTAAAAATTCTTCAAGATACGACATCAATAAGTGCGATAGGGATTTGGGAGGCTTTACCTCTTATTCTTCCAACAATAAGAATTCAAAAAAGGTTTTATAAATTACTAAAAAAATATCCCCCGGATTGCTTAATTCTGATTGACTATATGGGCCCAAATATAAAAATTGGAACTAAATTAAAGAGATCGAATACTAAAATTCCAATTTTTTATTATATTGCTCCTCAAGAGTGGGCTTGGAGAATTGGCAATAATACTACAACAAATCTCATAAAATTTTCAGATAAAATTTTCGCGATTTTCAAGAAAGAAGCTGCATTCTATAAAAAGAGAGGCGGAAATGTTTTTTGGGTTGGACATCCAATGATTGATTTGACAAAAAAACTTCCTCTAAAGAAGGATGCCAGAACTATTCTCAACCTTCGCTCTAATCAAAACATCCTACTTTTGATGCCCGCATCAAGACCTCAAGAATTACGATATGTATTACCTACTTTTATGAGAGCAGCAAAAAAATTACAACAAAAATATCCAAGTTTGGTTGTCTACATTCCCTCTTGTCGGAGGCCGTTTGATGAAATATTTAAACAAGCTTTTAGTAAATATCAAGTTAAAGGACTTGTGATTTCTCAAAAAGATAGTGCAAAATTAAAGCCTTATATTTATTCGCTCACTAAAATTGCTTTTTGTAAATCTGGTACAGTTAATATGGAATTAGCTTTATATGGAATCCCGCAGATTGTTGGTTATAGAGTAAGTAGGGTAACTGCTTTTATCGCTACAAAAATTCTTAATTTCAAAGTAAGATTTATTTCCCCTGTAAATTTGTTAGTTAATAAATTAATAATCCCTGAGTTTGTACAGAAAGAGTTCGATGAACAGAAAATCTTTTATAAATCTTGTAGAATTCTTGAGAGGAAATCTGAAAAAATAAAAATAAAAAAAGGTTATGCTTTTTTAAAAAAAGAATTAGGTGAAGATGGCGTAGTCCAGAGAGCTGCTAAAGAGATACTTCATTCTATTATTTGA
- the lpxA gene encoding acyl-ACP--UDP-N-acetylglucosamine O-acyltransferase: MDNKNTELKTSFRGVKVHPNAFVDPRAELHDGVIISQGAIVGPNVTIGKGTEIGPNAVISGRTKIGINNKVFPSVFIGLDPQDLKYKGALTEVIIGDNNTFRECVTINKATDEGEKTIIGNNNLLMAYTHIGHNCELGNRIVLSNSVQVAGHVKIEDKAIIGGCLGIHQFVHIGYLAMIGGMTRVDRDVPPFCLAEGHPGRLRGLNRIGIKRSGLMENKDFDLKLLQNTWNLLFKSNDAISNSLEKVMTGQLDISSSKLCYFLKESISKERRGPMPVVNL; the protein is encoded by the coding sequence ATGGATAATAAAAATACTGAATTAAAAACAAGTTTTAGGGGTGTAAAAGTGCACCCAAATGCATTTGTTGATCCAAGAGCAGAATTACATGATGGAGTTATTATCTCTCAAGGAGCTATAGTCGGTCCTAATGTGACTATTGGCAAAGGAACCGAAATAGGACCGAATGCTGTTATTTCAGGAAGAACTAAAATTGGTATAAATAATAAAGTTTTCCCAAGTGTTTTTATAGGTCTGGATCCCCAAGACCTTAAATATAAAGGAGCTCTTACTGAAGTAATTATTGGAGATAATAATACTTTTAGAGAATGTGTAACTATTAATAAAGCAACTGATGAAGGAGAAAAAACTATTATTGGCAATAATAATTTGTTGATGGCTTATACTCACATCGGCCATAATTGCGAACTTGGTAATAGGATAGTTTTATCAAATAGTGTCCAAGTTGCGGGCCATGTAAAGATTGAAGATAAAGCTATTATCGGCGGTTGTTTAGGTATTCATCAATTTGTACATATTGGATATTTAGCAATGATTGGAGGAATGACTAGAGTAGATAGAGATGTACCTCCTTTTTGTTTGGCAGAAGGGCATCCAGGAAGATTGAGGGGTTTGAATAGGATTGGAATTAAAAGAAGCGGTTTAATGGAAAATAAAGATTTTGACTTGAAGTTACTTCAAAATACCTGGAATCTACTTTTTAAATCTAATGATGCGATTTCAAATTCATTAGAAAAAGTAATGACAGGACAATTAGATATTTCATCTTCAAAATTATGTTATTTCTTAAAAGAGTCAATATCTAAAGAAAGACGAGGACCAATGCCTGTAGTGAATTTATGA
- the fabZ gene encoding 3-hydroxyacyl-ACP dehydratase FabZ, whose protein sequence is MENKLSSENSQLSSEQILGLLPHRYPFALVDKVIEHIPGERAVAVKNVTINEPQFQGHFPERPLMPGVLIVESMAQVGGIIVTQMPDLPKGLFVFAGINNVKFRKPVVPGDQLIISCELLSIKRQRFGKVKGEAHVDGKLVCAGELMFSLVD, encoded by the coding sequence TTGGAAAATAAATTATCCAGTGAAAATAGTCAACTTTCCTCTGAGCAAATATTAGGTTTGTTACCTCATAGATATCCTTTTGCTCTTGTGGATAAAGTAATAGAACATATTCCTGGGGAGAGGGCTGTTGCAGTAAAAAATGTAACTATAAATGAGCCTCAATTTCAGGGACATTTTCCTGAGAGACCCTTGATGCCTGGGGTTCTTATTGTTGAATCAATGGCTCAAGTTGGTGGAATAATTGTTACGCAAATGCCCGATCTTCCTAAAGGACTTTTTGTATTTGCTGGTATCAATAATGTTAAATTCAGAAAACCAGTTGTGCCTGGAGATCAATTGATAATTTCTTGTGAGTTATTGTCTATTAAAAGACAAAGATTTGGGAAGGTTAAAGGTGAGGCACATGTTGATGGGAAGTTGGTTTGTGCTGGAGAATTAATGTTTTCTTTAGTTGATTAG
- the lpxC gene encoding UDP-3-O-acyl-N-acetylglucosamine deacetylase translates to MFSWPTNYDSCYTLAGVISREGIGLHSGEKTRVTISSYEKEGYYVSWKDKPNEIFKLTQDLIGSTMLCTAVKLGGRNLYTIEHLLSSMAGCGLSYIHIEVDGKEIPLLDGSAIQWVRDFEKVGIKKAPKPDNFFREINKSIILNKEGSVIAATPAQKTTIVSTISFSYKAIGNQTFVIDLNPKSFVEMIAPARTFGFKDQFQELSELGLIKGGSLENALVCDGDEWVNPPLRFDDEPIRHKILDLIGDLALVGLPKAQILVYKGSHSLNALLASSLKN, encoded by the coding sequence GTGTTTTCTTGGCCTACTAATTATGATTCTTGCTATACCTTAGCTGGTGTTATCTCGAGAGAGGGTATAGGTCTTCATAGCGGTGAAAAAACAAGAGTTACAATTTCTTCTTATGAAAAAGAAGGATATTATGTTTCGTGGAAAGATAAACCTAATGAGATTTTTAAGCTAACTCAAGATTTAATTGGAAGTACCATGCTTTGTACAGCTGTTAAATTAGGAGGGAGAAATTTATATACTATTGAACATTTATTATCTTCAATGGCAGGTTGCGGGTTAAGTTATATACATATTGAGGTTGATGGGAAAGAGATCCCGCTTTTAGATGGATCTGCAATTCAGTGGGTTAGAGATTTTGAAAAAGTAGGTATAAAAAAGGCACCTAAACCAGATAATTTTTTTCGAGAAATTAATAAATCAATAATTTTAAACAAAGAGGGTTCTGTCATAGCAGCAACTCCTGCCCAAAAAACTACAATCGTATCTACTATAAGTTTTTCCTATAAAGCAATTGGAAATCAAACGTTTGTGATTGATTTAAATCCAAAAAGTTTCGTTGAAATGATAGCTCCAGCAAGAACATTTGGGTTTAAGGATCAATTTCAAGAATTAAGTGAACTTGGATTAATAAAAGGAGGAAGTTTAGAAAATGCCCTTGTTTGTGATGGTGATGAATGGGTTAATCCACCATTAAGATTTGATGATGAACCAATAAGACATAAAATTTTAGACCTTATTGGGGACTTGGCTTTGGTAGGGTTACCTAAGGCTCAAATATTAGTTTATAAAGGATCACATTCCTTAAATGCTCTATTGGCCTCATCGCTAAAAAATTAA